One genomic window of Arachis hypogaea cultivar Tifrunner chromosome 8, arahy.Tifrunner.gnm2.J5K5, whole genome shotgun sequence includes the following:
- the LOC112708400 gene encoding protein IQ-DOMAIN 14-like, whose amino-acid sequence MEKKGSWFSAITRVFTHHSKEKQVPNDSENKSSKDKKKKGLGKLRHGETNSFIPLFREPSSIEKIFRDFEREQQLLSVRPPMPLEQPKPAPVVPPRAASPRAPSPRAPSPRVASFSSMKK is encoded by the exons ATGGAAAAGAAGGGTAGTTGGTTTTCTGCAATAACGAGAGTTTTCACACACCACTCTAAGGAGAAGCAAGTACCTAAT GATTCGGAGAACAAAAGCTCgaaagataagaagaagaaaGGCCTAGGAAAACTAAGGCATGGAGAGACCAATTCATTCATCCCCCTCTTCAGAGAGCCAAGCAGCATTGAGAAAATCTTTCGCGACTTTGAAAGAGAGCAACAATTACTATCTGTAAGGCCTCCAATGCCTCTCGAGCAACCAAAACCAGCCCCTGTTGTCCCTCCTAGAGCTGCTTCTCCAAGGGCTCCTTCTCCGAGGGCTCCATCTCCAAGAGTTGCATCTTTTA